Proteins co-encoded in one Hirundo rustica isolate bHirRus1 chromosome 18, bHirRus1.pri.v3, whole genome shotgun sequence genomic window:
- the PYCR1 gene encoding pyrroline-5-carboxylate reductase 1, mitochondrial, translating to MSVGFIGAGQLAFALARGFTAAGVLAAHKITASSPDTELPTVSGLRKMGVNFTVSNKDTVKSSDVLFLAVKPPIIPFILEEVGPDIEARHIVVSCAAGVTISSIEKKLSTFCPTPKVIRCMTNTPVIVREGATVYATGTHADVEDGKLLEQLMASVGFCTEVEEDLIDAVTGLSGSGPAYAFTALDALADGGVKMGLPRRLAVRLGAQALLGAAKMLLESEQHPGQLKDNVCSPGGATIHALHFLESGGFRSLLINAVEASCIRTRELQHLADQEKISPAAIKKTLLDKVKLESPSLSVASASKVSLFTNKSKKN from the exons ATGAGTGTGGGGTTCATCGGCGCGGGGCAGCTCGCCTTCGCCCTGGCCCGCGGCTTCACGGCGGCAG GGGTCCTGGCCGCGCACAAGATCACGGCGAGCTCCCCGGACACTGAGCTGCCCACCGTGAGCGGGCTGCGG AAGATGGGAGTGAACTTCACGGTGAGCAACAAGGACACGGTGAAGAGCAGCGATGTCCTCTTCCTGGCCGTGAAGCCACCCATCATCCCCTTCATCCTGGAGGAGGTGGGCCCCGACATCGAGGCCCGGCACATCGTGGTCTCCTGCGCGGCTGGTGTCACCATCAGCTCCATCGAGAAG AAACTCTCTACCTTCTGCCCCACGCCAAAAGTGATCAGGTGCATGACCAACACCCCTGTGATAGTCCGGGAAGGTGCTACAGTCTATGCCACTGGAACTCATGCGGATGTGGAAGATGGGAAGCTTTTGGAACAGCTGATGGCCAGTGTGGGCTTCTGCACAGAGGTGGAAGAGGACCTCATCGATGCTGTAACAGGGCTCAGTGGCAGTGGCCCTGCGTAT GCATTCACCGCCCTGGATGCTCTTGCAGATGGAGGAGTAAAGATGGGCCTTCCCCGCAGGCTGGCCGTTCGCCTTGGAGCACAGGCTTTGCTG GGTGCTGCCAAAATGCTGTTAGAATCTGAGCAGCATCCTGGTCAGCTGAAGGACAATGTCTGCTCACCTGGGGGAGCCACCATCCATGCCCTGCACTTCCTGGAGAGTGGTGGCTTTCGCTCACTCCTCATCAATGCTGTGGAGGCTTCCTGTATCCGGACAAG GGAGCTGCAGCATTTGGCAGACCAAGAGAAGATTTCCCCAGCAGCCATAAAGAAAACTTTGCTGGACAAGGTGAAGCTAGAATCTCCTTCCCTGTCTGTGGCATCTGCTAGCAAAGTCAGTCTGTTCACCAACAAGAGCAAGAAGAACTGA